A stretch of Gallus gallus isolate bGalGal1 chromosome 2, bGalGal1.mat.broiler.GRCg7b, whole genome shotgun sequence DNA encodes these proteins:
- the LOC420716 gene encoding C-RF amide has translation MWHLILWTPHPQWSPKHLKLVTVYVLVLLVSLSFASRQSRPFKHQIDNRSPEIDPFWYVGRGVRPIGRFGKRQLRGGRGRLRPMSRHLDFILNTLWKQEVLDAEDSDY, from the exons ATGTGGCATCTGATCCTGTGGACGCCGCACCCCCAGTGGTCACCAAAGCACTTAAAGCTGGTCACTGTCTACGTGCTGGTGCTCTTGGTATCGCTCAGCTTTGCTTCGAGACAGAGCAGACCATTTAAACATCAAATAGACAACAGAA GCCCTGAGATTGATCCCTTTTGGTACGTGGGACGTGGTGTTCGACCCATTGGTCGGTTTGGGAAGAGGCAGCTGAGAGGCGGCCGTGGAAGGTTGAGGCCTATGAGCAGGCACCTGGATTTCATCCTGAACACCTTGTGGAAGCAAGAAGTGTTGGACGCAGAGGACAGTGACTACTGA